In the Ctenopharyngodon idella isolate HZGC_01 chromosome 4, HZGC01, whole genome shotgun sequence genome, one interval contains:
- the nopchap1 gene encoding uncharacterized protein C12orf45 homolog, whose translation MAQTQDDIKKTSSKDLLTCGNGKGIHEKLLLSSKNASLQTERVSRSSVLDRLQSFLPQMAQANESLRQQMDEAPTGLFDIECVENAEKVIEMDVALVELEESDSSEEDESSSSSSSSLSEEDSSDEEVQTVTAKTLKLPGDRKRKANIQVLEKEGE comes from the exons ATGGCTCAAACACAGGACGATATCAAGAAAACTTCTTCTAAAGACTTGTTGACCTGTGGCAACGGAAAAG GAATCCATGAGAAACTTCTGTTGAGCTCTAAAAATGCTTCGCTCCAGACAGAAAGGGTCTCGAGAAGTAGTG TCTTGGACAGATTGCAGAGTTTCCTTCCCCAGATGGCCCAGGCCAATGAGTCCCTGAGACAGCAGATGGACGAGGCTCCCACTGGTTTATTTGACATTGAGTGTGTGGAGAACGCAGAGAAAGTCATTGAGATG GATGTGGCTCTGGTTGAGCTGGAGGAATCAGACAGCAGTGAAGAGGATGAGtcgtcgtcatcatcatcatcatcattatcagaGGAAGACAGCTCAGATGAAGAGGTGCAAACTGTCACTGCAAAGACACTCAAACTTCCAGGTGACAGAAAGAGAAAGGCCAACATACAGGTGCTGGAGAAAGAGGGCGAGTGA